One stretch of Streptomyces sp. R21 DNA includes these proteins:
- a CDS encoding DUF4331 domain-containing protein, whose amino-acid sequence MTPIFRSGSRRRSIATLVCGALAAGGLAAAGVTALEPGAATASSHREAPLISGQPQYDNTDVYAFVSPDKPDTTTIVANWIPFEDPAGGPNFFTFADDAQYDLHIDNNGDAQGELVYRYTFKTHRKNGDTFLYNTGPVDSLDDPDLNITQTYDIDLLRLHNQKVVSKTKVADDVPVAPSNVGKASMPNYGKLRDQAVYKLPGGSTTFAGQADDPFFLDLRVFDLLYGGNLTEVGRDTLKGYNVNSIALQVPNDMIRESAGQPIVGIWSTTQRKDARGYWTQVSRLGNPLVNEVVNPQKDKDKFNASAPWYDAQFLKNVTNPELPKLIEAIYKIKAPAEPRNDLVDVFLKGVKGLNQPPNVRPAEELRLNTSIKPAMHPKRLGVLDGDNAGFPNGRRLTDDVIDASLQVVEGELVGSKNDLGDAVDKNDKKFENYFPYVAEPTSGSRGALAKGTTSGTDVRNQLGDALQPAGASGGSGDTTLIALSAGSGAAGILLVGSGLMWWRRMRTRAY is encoded by the coding sequence ATGACACCTATCTTCAGGAGTGGCTCGCGACGCAGGAGCATCGCGACACTCGTCTGTGGTGCGCTGGCCGCCGGGGGGCTCGCAGCCGCCGGCGTGACCGCGCTGGAACCGGGGGCGGCCACCGCCTCCAGCCACCGCGAGGCCCCGCTCATCTCGGGGCAGCCGCAGTACGACAACACGGACGTGTACGCGTTCGTGAGCCCGGACAAGCCCGACACGACGACGATCGTGGCGAACTGGATCCCCTTCGAGGACCCGGCCGGCGGACCGAACTTCTTCACGTTCGCGGACGACGCCCAGTACGACCTGCACATCGACAACAACGGTGACGCGCAGGGCGAGCTGGTGTACCGGTACACCTTCAAGACGCACCGCAAGAACGGGGACACGTTCCTCTACAACACGGGTCCGGTCGACAGCCTCGACGATCCCGACCTCAACATCACGCAGACGTATGACATCGACCTGCTGCGACTGCACAACCAGAAGGTGGTCTCCAAGACCAAGGTCGCGGACGACGTGCCGGTGGCTCCGTCGAACGTCGGCAAGGCCTCGATGCCGAACTACGGCAAGCTGCGCGACCAGGCCGTGTACAAGCTGCCGGGCGGGTCCACCACGTTCGCCGGCCAGGCCGACGACCCGTTCTTCCTGGACCTGCGCGTCTTCGACCTGCTGTACGGCGGGAACCTGACGGAGGTCGGGCGGGACACGCTCAAGGGCTACAACGTCAACTCCATAGCCCTGCAGGTCCCCAACGACATGATCCGCGAGTCGGCCGGGCAGCCGATCGTGGGGATCTGGTCCACCACGCAGCGCAAGGACGCGCGCGGCTACTGGACGCAGGTCTCCCGGCTGGGCAACCCGCTGGTCAACGAGGTCGTCAACCCGCAGAAGGACAAGGACAAGTTCAACGCGTCCGCGCCCTGGTACGACGCGCAGTTCCTCAAGAACGTGACCAACCCCGAACTGCCCAAGCTCATCGAGGCGATCTACAAGATCAAGGCGCCCGCCGAGCCGCGCAACGACCTCGTCGACGTGTTCCTGAAGGGCGTGAAGGGCCTCAACCAGCCGCCCAACGTCCGTCCGGCGGAGGAGCTGCGGCTCAACACCTCGATCAAGCCGGCCATGCATCCCAAGCGGCTCGGTGTGCTCGACGGCGACAACGCGGGCTTCCCGAACGGGCGCCGGCTCACCGACGACGTGATCGACGCCTCGCTCCAGGTCGTCGAGGGTGAACTCGTCGGGTCCAAGAACGACTTGGGCGACGCGGTCGACAAGAACGACAAGAAGTTCGAGAACTACTTCCCGTACGTGGCCGAGCCGACCTCGGGCTCGCGCGGCGCGCTCGCCAAGGGCACGACCAGCGGCACCGACGTACGCAACCAGCTCGGCGACGCGCTCCAGCCCGCGGGCGCCTCGGGCGGTTCCGGCGACACCACGCTGATCGCCCTCTCGGCGGGCTCCGGCGCGGCCGGAATCCTCCTCGTCGGCTCCGGCCTGATGTGGTGGCGCCGCATGCGGACCCGCGCGTACTGA
- a CDS encoding sigma-70 family RNA polymerase sigma factor, whose protein sequence is MEADELLVLVAGGDQKAFEELYGLVSGPVFGLVRRVVRDAAQSEEVAQEVLLELWRSAARFDPGRGSALSWVLTLAHRRAVDRVRSARAATEREQREGRRAHHPAFDQVAEEVEAGLEREWVRRCLDRLTALQRQSVTLAYYDGYTYREVAERLSLPLGTVKTRMRDGLTRLRECLGGVA, encoded by the coding sequence GTGGAGGCGGACGAACTTCTGGTGCTCGTGGCCGGAGGCGACCAGAAGGCATTCGAGGAGCTGTACGGACTGGTGTCCGGGCCGGTGTTCGGACTCGTACGCCGCGTGGTGCGGGACGCGGCCCAGTCGGAGGAGGTGGCCCAGGAGGTGCTCCTCGAACTGTGGCGCTCCGCCGCCCGGTTCGACCCCGGCCGCGGCAGCGCCCTCTCCTGGGTCCTCACCCTCGCGCACCGGCGCGCCGTAGACCGGGTGCGCAGCGCCCGCGCGGCCACCGAGCGCGAGCAGCGCGAGGGTCGGCGCGCCCATCACCCCGCCTTCGACCAGGTCGCGGAGGAGGTCGAGGCGGGGCTCGAACGCGAATGGGTCCGCCGCTGCCTGGACCGCCTGACGGCACTGCAACGGCAGTCCGTCACCCTCGCCTACTACGACGGCTACACGTACCGTGAAGTGGCCGAACGGCTCTCCCTGCCGCTCGGCACCGTGAAGACCCGGATGCGGGACGGACTCACGCGGCTGCGCGAATGCCTGGGAGGAGTCGCATGA
- a CDS encoding anti-sigma factor: MSVLDRLLGRDPHSLAAPYALDALEPDERRRFERHLRRCTRCSAEVRALAEDAVRLAWSTAAPPPPALRDRVLTAVRTTPQEATNRDGELLVRGAGQPPRARGERQPPRARAPRFRPLLAPLATATAAAALVVASLFAVQATQIQDTLDQERAQAREIAHVLAAPDARATSARDAEGHGVAVVASASERRAVVTPSGLGTPAGGRVHQLWLMRPHVQPRSLGLFEGDTPLVTGGLNTDAKSLAVTVEPPGGSHQPTTAPIAQVDLKSVGFGE; the protein is encoded by the coding sequence ATGAGCGTGCTCGACCGACTGCTGGGCCGCGACCCGCACTCGCTGGCCGCCCCGTACGCGCTGGACGCCCTGGAACCCGACGAGCGGCGCCGCTTCGAGCGGCACCTGCGTCGCTGTACGCGCTGCTCGGCCGAGGTGCGCGCCCTCGCCGAGGACGCCGTGCGCCTTGCGTGGTCCACTGCGGCCCCGCCCCCGCCGGCCCTGCGCGACCGCGTCCTGACCGCCGTACGCACCACTCCGCAGGAGGCCACGAACCGGGACGGCGAACTCCTCGTACGCGGCGCCGGGCAACCGCCGCGCGCGCGAGGGGAGCGGCAGCCCCCGCGGGCGCGTGCCCCCCGCTTCCGCCCGCTGCTCGCCCCGCTCGCCACCGCCACGGCCGCCGCCGCGCTCGTCGTGGCCTCGCTCTTCGCCGTCCAGGCGACGCAGATCCAGGACACCCTGGACCAGGAGCGGGCCCAGGCACGTGAGATCGCACACGTTCTCGCGGCGCCCGACGCCCGTGCGACCAGCGCCCGGGACGCCGAGGGGCACGGCGTCGCCGTCGTCGCCTCCGCGTCCGAGCGGCGCGCCGTCGTGACACCGAGCGGGCTCGGCACCCCCGCCGGGGGGCGCGTGCACCAGCTGTGGCTCATGCGCCCCCACGTGCAACCACGCTCCCTCGGGCTCTTCGAGGGCGACACGCCCTTGGTCACCGGGGGCCTGAACACTGACGCCAAGTCACTCGCTGTGACCGTCGAGCCGCCTGGCGGCTCGCACCAGCCCACCACTGCACCAATTGCCCAAGTCGACCTGAAATCAGTTGGATTCGGAGAGTAA
- a CDS encoding ABC transporter permease, protein MSTLAYDGTAMLGRHLQRIRHNPGLVILTQTMPITMLLFFGYVFGSALAMPGGEYRAFLVPGLLVATAANGIMTGMFQAAQDSHRGVMDRFRTLPMSRAAVPLGQAVADLVVTAAGTVPLLLVGLAVGWRIEGSALEAAGAVGLLLLFRFAMTWVGILLGLASGSEEAAGQLGSATFMLPLLSNAYIPTDNLPGWLRTVAEWNPISAVTTALRDLFGNAPIPDGAAWPVAHPVAGSLAWCAVLIAVFLPLAVRRYAHGGR, encoded by the coding sequence ATGAGCACGTTGGCGTACGACGGCACCGCGATGCTGGGCCGTCACCTCCAGCGGATACGGCACAACCCCGGGCTGGTCATCCTCACCCAGACCATGCCGATCACGATGCTGCTGTTCTTCGGCTACGTCTTCGGCAGTGCGCTCGCGATGCCGGGCGGGGAGTACCGCGCGTTCCTGGTGCCGGGCCTGCTGGTGGCGACCGCGGCCAACGGGATCATGACCGGGATGTTCCAGGCCGCCCAGGACTCGCACCGGGGCGTGATGGACCGGTTCCGTACGCTGCCGATGAGCCGGGCCGCCGTACCGCTGGGGCAGGCGGTCGCGGATCTGGTGGTGACCGCCGCGGGAACCGTCCCGCTGCTGCTGGTCGGGCTCGCGGTGGGCTGGCGGATCGAGGGGTCCGCGCTCGAAGCGGCCGGCGCGGTCGGTCTGCTGCTGCTCTTCCGGTTCGCCATGACGTGGGTCGGCATCCTGCTGGGGCTCGCCTCGGGGAGCGAGGAGGCGGCCGGGCAGCTGGGCAGCGCCACGTTCATGCTGCCGCTGCTGTCGAACGCGTACATCCCCACGGACAACCTGCCGGGCTGGCTGCGCACGGTGGCCGAGTGGAATCCGATCAGCGCGGTGACGACGGCGCTGCGCGACCTGTTCGGCAACGCGCCGATCCCCGACGGGGCCGCCTGGCCGGTGGCACATCCCGTCGCCGGATCGCTCGCCTGGTGCGCCGTGCTCATCGCGGTGTTCCTGCCGCTCGCCGTCCGCCGGTACGCGCACGGCGGACGCTGA
- a CDS encoding ATP-binding cassette domain-containing protein yields MTTTYAVLSEGLEKSFGTVRALSGLDLAVAEGTVCGVLGPNGAGKTTAVRLLATLLRPDAGSARVAGHDLVREARAVRGAIGVTGQYASVDGDLTGRENLRLFAKLHRVRDTAARAGELLDRFGLGEAADRPASTYSGGMRRRLDLAASLIRRPAVLFLDEPTTGLDPASRNQIWEAVRALKDDGTTVLLTTQYLEEADQLADTIALMDRGRVAHTGSPDELKALIGSYAEVVVAHADALPGAAAVLDQLTGSVPDFATDRHAVGAITTDSTLTLPRLVRELDAAGVPLLDASLRPPTLDDVFLRLTGGSADGRNDNPNDHKELVA; encoded by the coding sequence ATGACTACTACGTACGCTGTACTTAGTGAGGGTCTGGAGAAGAGCTTCGGCACCGTGCGTGCCCTGAGCGGACTGGACCTGGCCGTGGCCGAAGGCACGGTCTGCGGAGTGCTCGGGCCGAACGGCGCGGGCAAGACGACGGCGGTACGGCTGCTCGCCACGCTGCTGAGGCCCGACGCGGGGTCCGCGCGTGTCGCCGGACACGACCTGGTGCGGGAGGCCCGCGCCGTGCGCGGCGCGATCGGGGTCACCGGCCAGTACGCCTCCGTCGACGGCGACCTCACCGGGCGGGAGAACCTGCGGCTGTTCGCGAAGCTGCATCGCGTCCGGGACACCGCGGCGCGGGCGGGTGAGCTGCTCGACCGGTTCGGTCTGGGCGAGGCGGCCGACCGGCCCGCGTCCACCTACTCGGGCGGCATGCGGCGCCGCCTGGACCTGGCGGCGAGCCTGATCCGCCGCCCCGCCGTGCTCTTCCTGGACGAGCCGACCACCGGGCTCGATCCGGCGAGCCGCAACCAGATCTGGGAGGCGGTGCGCGCACTCAAGGACGACGGCACGACCGTACTGCTCACCACGCAGTACCTGGAGGAGGCCGACCAACTGGCCGACACCATCGCCCTGATGGACCGGGGCAGGGTCGCGCACACGGGTTCGCCCGACGAACTCAAGGCGCTCATCGGCTCGTATGCCGAGGTGGTCGTCGCCCACGCGGACGCCCTGCCCGGCGCGGCGGCAGTCCTGGACCAACTCACCGGCTCCGTACCCGACTTCGCCACCGATCGGCATGCCGTGGGCGCGATCACCACCGACTCGACGTTGACGCTGCCCCGGCTGGTGCGCGAACTCGACGCCGCCGGGGTGCCGTTGCTCGACGCGAGCCTGCGGCCGCCGACGCTCGACGACGTCTTTCTGCGCCTGACGGGCGGCTCGGCCGACGGACGAAACGACAACCCGAACGACCACAAGGAGCTGGTGGCATGA
- a CDS encoding TetR/AcrR family transcriptional regulator, whose translation MAGRKAVPEVIWARPERAGRGPRPAFSRTDIAAAAVRIADAQGLEGVSMRHIAAELGCGTMSLYNYVPRKEDLYELMIDAIGAEHVIEEPSGDWRADILRNAHETRAIMRRHTWVPRLMSGVYGFSPNSLRYLEHCLACLEPLAVPAGVKMELIALINGVVTTYTANEIATAERTRSMPWSEEEENAVRFAYLGSQVATGAYPRLAAAFMESSGPIDLEAVFERALARVLDGFDPEV comes from the coding sequence ATGGCAGGGCGCAAGGCCGTACCCGAAGTGATCTGGGCCCGTCCCGAGCGGGCGGGCCGTGGCCCGCGGCCCGCGTTCAGCCGCACGGACATCGCGGCCGCCGCGGTGCGCATCGCGGACGCGCAGGGGCTCGAAGGGGTCTCCATGCGGCACATCGCGGCCGAGCTGGGCTGCGGCACGATGTCGCTCTACAACTACGTGCCGCGCAAGGAGGACCTGTACGAGCTGATGATCGACGCCATCGGCGCCGAGCACGTCATCGAGGAGCCCTCCGGCGACTGGCGCGCCGACATCCTCCGCAACGCCCACGAGACGCGCGCCATCATGCGCCGCCACACCTGGGTGCCGCGTCTGATGTCGGGGGTGTACGGCTTCAGCCCCAACAGCCTGCGCTACCTGGAGCACTGCCTGGCCTGCCTCGAACCGCTCGCCGTGCCCGCCGGCGTCAAGATGGAGCTGATCGCGCTGATCAACGGTGTCGTGACGACGTACACCGCCAACGAGATCGCCACCGCCGAGCGCACCCGTTCCATGCCCTGGTCCGAGGAGGAGGAGAACGCGGTCCGTTTCGCCTACCTGGGCAGCCAGGTGGCCACCGGCGCCTATCCGCGGCTGGCCGCGGCCTTCATGGAGAGCAGCGGACCGATCGACCTGGAGGCGGTGTTCGAGCGGGCGCTCGCGCGCGTCCTGGACGGTTTCGACCCGGAGGTCTGA
- a CDS encoding type ISP restriction/modification enzyme, producing the protein MPSVTHDDAPLLADLMPWSVAPPRLGRGWPTAPDAASLRARWDALVKAEGPDREALFAPTRSRTLHTAVAQLPGQSSGTVRLARESGPCPEPVRVLHSPFDEQWLIPDHRLIDSARPELWRVADERQVFAVEQTVVPESSGPALLVCSVLPLSAGRGGRVRPLYRRPGGLEPNLAPGLLEHLGSRLGHSPGPDPLDVLAWTVTVARAGRGGCTVPLTADADVWARGVELGRRMLWLMRREGERPKLPGGRRPYVRAPLPARPLDVHYDRDDETLHLDEGLISPVPPEVWDFEVGGVRVLEQWFAARTAGPEAGTLEAVRPVTWPQVWTSELLELVTVLALLAELRPQQAELAEATVADTPVGAAELRAAGVLPVPDAARRPASVLDHHEEGPEGQFALI; encoded by the coding sequence ATGCCGAGCGTGACGCACGACGACGCTCCGCTGCTCGCGGACCTCATGCCGTGGTCCGTCGCCCCACCGAGGCTGGGCCGGGGGTGGCCGACGGCCCCCGATGCCGCGTCCCTGAGGGCGCGGTGGGACGCGCTGGTGAAGGCCGAAGGGCCGGACCGCGAGGCGCTGTTCGCCCCCACCCGCTCGCGCACCCTGCACACGGCGGTGGCGCAGCTGCCGGGCCAGTCGAGCGGAACGGTCCGGCTGGCCCGCGAGTCGGGCCCCTGTCCGGAGCCGGTGCGCGTCCTGCACAGCCCGTTCGACGAGCAGTGGCTGATCCCCGACCACCGGCTGATCGACTCGGCGCGCCCCGAGTTGTGGCGGGTGGCCGACGAGCGGCAGGTGTTCGCCGTCGAGCAGACCGTGGTGCCCGAATCGTCGGGACCCGCGCTGCTGGTCTGCTCCGTTCTACCGCTGAGCGCCGGTCGCGGCGGCCGGGTGCGGCCCCTCTACCGGCGCCCGGGCGGCCTCGAACCGAACCTGGCGCCGGGCCTGTTGGAGCACCTGGGAAGCCGGCTGGGCCACTCCCCCGGCCCCGACCCCCTCGACGTACTCGCCTGGACGGTGACGGTGGCGCGTGCGGGCCGCGGCGGCTGCACGGTCCCCCTGACCGCCGACGCCGACGTATGGGCGCGCGGCGTCGAACTGGGCCGCAGGATGCTGTGGTTGATGCGCCGCGAGGGCGAACGCCCCAAGCTTCCCGGGGGCCGTCGCCCGTACGTCCGCGCCCCGCTTCCCGCGCGACCGCTCGACGTGCACTACGACCGCGACGACGAGACCCTGCACCTCGACGAGGGTTTGATCTCCCCGGTGCCGCCGGAGGTCTGGGACTTCGAGGTGGGCGGCGTGCGCGTCCTGGAGCAGTGGTTCGCGGCCAGGACCGCAGGACCCGAGGCGGGAACCCTGGAGGCGGTACGGCCCGTCACCTGGCCGCAGGTCTGGACGTCCGAGCTGCTGGAACTCGTGACGGTGCTCGCTCTGCTCGCGGAACTACGGCCGCAGCAGGCCGAGTTGGCCGAGGCGACCGTGGCGGACACGCCGGTCGGTGCGGCCGAACTGCGCGCGGCGGGGGTGCTGCCGGTGCCGGACGCGGCGCGCAGGCCGGCGTCCGTGCTCGATCACCACGAGGAGGGCCCGGAGGGCCAGTTCGCGCTGATCTGA
- a CDS encoding GntR family transcriptional regulator, whose product MTSFAPDSIVLNRKLPLWYQVSQSLRASILGRSPQDPLRLPTEEQLAGHYGVSVLTMRQALKELEDEGLITRHRRRGTFIEPSARRGAPVRLLGSVDAIVAQQSGMTTELLDHGTSAVSAELTEFFPDLDRVGTYHRLRSDEKTGEPTNHARNYVRPELAALIDPEDLVRWPMTKVLRDVVGVRISRITDTVEARLADPETARLLQVPLLSPILHYTGIVHGEDGRALDVARIHYRGDRFSFTVTLDAH is encoded by the coding sequence GTGACCTCCTTCGCTCCGGACTCGATCGTCCTGAACCGCAAACTGCCGCTCTGGTATCAGGTGTCGCAGTCCCTGCGCGCCTCGATACTCGGCCGGTCGCCACAGGACCCGCTGCGCCTGCCGACCGAGGAACAGCTCGCGGGGCACTACGGAGTGAGCGTGCTGACCATGCGGCAGGCGCTCAAGGAGCTGGAGGACGAGGGGCTGATCACCCGGCATCGCAGGCGGGGCACGTTCATCGAGCCGAGCGCCCGGCGGGGCGCGCCCGTGCGGCTGCTCGGTTCGGTGGACGCGATCGTGGCCCAGCAGTCGGGCATGACCACCGAGCTGCTCGACCACGGCACCTCGGCGGTGTCGGCCGAACTCACCGAGTTCTTCCCGGATCTGGACCGGGTGGGGACCTACCACCGGCTGCGCAGCGACGAGAAGACGGGCGAGCCGACGAACCACGCGCGCAACTACGTCCGTCCCGAACTGGCCGCGCTGATCGACCCGGAGGACCTGGTGCGCTGGCCCATGACCAAGGTGCTGCGCGATGTGGTCGGCGTGCGGATCAGCCGGATCACCGACACGGTGGAGGCCCGCCTCGCGGATCCGGAGACGGCACGGCTGCTCCAGGTCCCGCTGCTGAGCCCGATCCTGCACTACACGGGCATCGTGCACGGCGAGGACGGCCGCGCCCTGGACGTGGCCCGCATCCACTACCGCGGCGACCGCTTCTCGTTCACCGTCACGCTGGACGCCCACTGA